A genomic segment from Capra hircus breed San Clemente chromosome 7, ASM170441v1, whole genome shotgun sequence encodes:
- the PLPPR2 gene encoding phospholipid phosphatase-related protein type 2 isoform X3 produces MAGGRPQLKRSFSIIPCFVFVESVLLGIVVLLAYRLEFTDTFPVHTQGFFCYDSTYAKPYPGPEATSRAPPALIYALVTAGPTLTILLGELARAFFPAPPSAVPIIGESTIVSGACCRFSPPLRRLVRFLGVYSFGLFTTTIFANAGQVVTGNPTPHFLSVCRPNYTALGCPPPSPDRPGPDRFVTDQGACAGSPSLVAAARRAFPCKDAALCAYAVTYTAMYVTLVFRVKGSRLVKPSLCLALLCPAFLVGVVRVAEYRNHWSDVLAGFLTGAAIATFLVTCVVHNFQSRPASGRRLSPWEDLSRTPTVDSPLEKNPRAAGRIRHRHGSPHPSRRTAPAVAT; encoded by the exons ATGGCGGGAGGGAGACCTCAGCTGAAGAGGAGTTTTTCCATCATCCCCTGCTTTGTCTTCGTGGAG TCGGTACTGCTGGGCATCGTGGTCCTGCTTGCCTACCGCCTGGAGTTCACAGACACGTTCCCTGTGCACACCCAGGGCTTCTTCTGCTATGATAGTACCTATGCCAAGCCCTACCCAGGGCCTGAGGCTACCAGCAGAGCACCCCCAGCCCTCATCTACGCCCTGGTCACTGCTGGGCCCACCCTCACG ATCCTGCTTGGGGAGCTGGCGCGTGCCTTTTTCCCTGCACCACCCTCAGCCGTCCCCATCATTGGGGAGAGCACCATCGTGTCCGGGGCCTGCTGCCGCTTCAGCCCCCCACTGCGGAGGCTGGTCCGCTTCCTGG GGGTCTACTCTTTTGGCCTCTTCACCACGACCATCTTCGCTAACGCGGGGCAGGTGGTGACTGGCAATCCCACGCCTCACTTCCTGTCTGTGTGCCGCCCCAACTACACGGCCCTGGGCTGCCCGCCACCCTCACCGGACCGGCCAGGGCCCGACCGTTTCGTCACTGACCAGGGTGCCTGCGCCGGCAGCCCCAGCCTGGTGGCTGCTGCACGCCGCGCCTTCCCCTGCAAGGACGCTGCCCTTTGCGCGTATGCCGTCACCTACACAGCG ATGTACGTGACACTCGTGTTCCGCGTGAAGGGCTCCCGCCTGGTCAAACCCTCACTCTGCCTGGCCCTGCTGTGCCCTGCTTTCCTGGTGGGCGTGGTCCGCGTGGCGGAGTACCGCAACCATTGGTCGGACGTGCTGGCTGGCTTCCTGACAGGGGCAGCGATTGCCACCTTTCTG GTCACCTGTGTCGTGCACAACTTCCAGAGCCGGCCAGCCTCTGGCCGAAGGCTCTCCCCTTGGGAGGACCTGAGCCGAACCCCCACCGTGGACAGCCCCCTCGAAAA GAACCCGAGGGCTGCAGGCCGCATTCGACACCGGCACGGCTCACCCCATCCA AGCCGCAGAACTGCGCCCGCCGTGGCCACCTGA
- the SWSAP1 gene encoding ATPase SWSAP1, translating into MAETLRRVLNLGSAAGPGKNTAEAEPPLLLLGGPGSGKTALLFAAALEAAGEGRGPVLFLTRRPLQSLPRRTGPALEPLRLQKIRFQYPPSTRELLRLLCSAHEARGPAPSLLLLDGLEEYLVEDPGSQEAAYLAALLLDTAVHFSHRVGPGRGCGLIVALQTQEEGGASGNALQLALLQRYFPAQCWLQPDAAGPGQCCLRASLEPGGLGPREEWWVTFQPDGEMTITRWPTQLVDTSLHKGSSSGGQP; encoded by the exons ATGGCGGAGACGCTGAGGCGAGTGCTGAATCTGGGCAGCGCGGCGGGCCCCGGGAAGAACACAGCTGAGGCCGAACCGCCTTTGCTGCTGCTCGGCGGCCCAGGCTCTGGAAAGACAGCTCTGCTGTTCGCGGCGGCCCTGGAGGCGGCAGGGGAAGGCCGAGGCCCGGTCCTCTTCCTGACCCGGAGGCCTCTTCAAAGCCTGCCCCGCAGGACTGGACCGGCGCTCGAACCACTGCGATTACAA aAGATCCGCTTCCAGTACCCACCCTCAACCCGTGAGCTCCTCCGGCTTCTGTGCTCTGCCCATGAGGCCCGTGGACCAGCCCCCTCACTCTTGCTGCTTGATGGCCTGGAGGAATACCTAGTAGAAGACCCTGGGTCCCAGGAAGCCGCCTACCTGGCTGCCCTGCTTCTGGACACAGCTGTCCACTTCAGCCACCGGGTTGGGCCTGGCCGGGGCTGTGGGCTCATTGTGGCCCTCCAGACCCAAGAGGAAGGAGGAGCCAGTGGAAATGCTCTGCAGCTGGCACTCCTTCAGAGGTATTTCCCTGCCCAGTGCTGGCTGCAGCCGGATGCAGCAGGCCCAGGACAGTGCTGCCTCCGAGCCTCcctggagccaggtgggctgggcCCCAGGGAAGAATGGTGGGTGACTTTTCAACCAGATGGAGAGATGACAATCACCCGATGGCCCACCCAGTTGGTTGACACCAGCTTGCACAAGGGTTCAAGCTCTGGAGGCCAACCATGA
- the PLPPR2 gene encoding phospholipid phosphatase-related protein type 2 isoform X2 yields MAGGRPQLKRSFSIIPCFVFVEILLGELARAFFPAPPSAVPIIGESTIVSGACCRFSPPLRRLVRFLGVYSFGLFTTTIFANAGQVVTGNPTPHFLSVCRPNYTALGCPPPSPDRPGPDRFVTDQGACAGSPSLVAAARRAFPCKDAALCAYAVTYTAMYVTLVFRVKGSRLVKPSLCLALLCPAFLVGVVRVAEYRNHWSDVLAGFLTGAAIATFLVTCVVHNFQSRPASGRRLSPWEDLSRTPTVDSPLEKLSVAQEPEGCRPHSTPARLTPSKPQNCARRGHLIPNCVSSRAPAMCSSPRVPRPRLRSEPTPLPLPLPLPAPTPSQGPSPSSPGPGGPGGGGGRGRKLLLPTPLLRDLYTLSGLYPSPFHRDNFSPYLFASRDHLL; encoded by the exons ATGGCGGGAGGGAGACCTCAGCTGAAGAGGAGTTTTTCCATCATCCCCTGCTTTGTCTTCGTGGAG ATCCTGCTTGGGGAGCTGGCGCGTGCCTTTTTCCCTGCACCACCCTCAGCCGTCCCCATCATTGGGGAGAGCACCATCGTGTCCGGGGCCTGCTGCCGCTTCAGCCCCCCACTGCGGAGGCTGGTCCGCTTCCTGG GGGTCTACTCTTTTGGCCTCTTCACCACGACCATCTTCGCTAACGCGGGGCAGGTGGTGACTGGCAATCCCACGCCTCACTTCCTGTCTGTGTGCCGCCCCAACTACACGGCCCTGGGCTGCCCGCCACCCTCACCGGACCGGCCAGGGCCCGACCGTTTCGTCACTGACCAGGGTGCCTGCGCCGGCAGCCCCAGCCTGGTGGCTGCTGCACGCCGCGCCTTCCCCTGCAAGGACGCTGCCCTTTGCGCGTATGCCGTCACCTACACAGCG ATGTACGTGACACTCGTGTTCCGCGTGAAGGGCTCCCGCCTGGTCAAACCCTCACTCTGCCTGGCCCTGCTGTGCCCTGCTTTCCTGGTGGGCGTGGTCCGCGTGGCGGAGTACCGCAACCATTGGTCGGACGTGCTGGCTGGCTTCCTGACAGGGGCAGCGATTGCCACCTTTCTG GTCACCTGTGTCGTGCACAACTTCCAGAGCCGGCCAGCCTCTGGCCGAAGGCTCTCCCCTTGGGAGGACCTGAGCCGAACCCCCACCGTGGACAGCCCCCTCGAAAAGTTAAGTGTGGCCCAG GAACCCGAGGGCTGCAGGCCGCATTCGACACCGGCACGGCTCACCCCATCCA AGCCGCAGAACTGCGCCCGCCGTGGCCACCTGATCCCCAACTGCGTGTCCTCCAGGGCTCCAGCCATGTGTTCATCGCCCCGTGTGCCCCGCCCTCGATTGAGGTCTGAGCCGAcgcccctgcctctgcccctgcccctgccggCACCaacccccagccagggccccTCACCCTCTTCGCCTGGGCCTGGGGGGCCGGGCGGGGGTGGTGGTCGTGGCCGGAAGCTGCTGCTGCCCACACCCCTGCTGCGGGACCTATACACCCTTAGCGGACTCTATCCCTCCCCCTTCCACCGGGACAACTTCAGCCCTTACCTGTTTGCCAGCCGCGACCACCTGCTGTGA
- the PLPPR2 gene encoding phospholipid phosphatase-related protein type 2 isoform X1 — protein sequence MAGGRPQLKRSFSIIPCFVFVESVLLGIVVLLAYRLEFTDTFPVHTQGFFCYDSTYAKPYPGPEATSRAPPALIYALVTAGPTLTILLGELARAFFPAPPSAVPIIGESTIVSGACCRFSPPLRRLVRFLGVYSFGLFTTTIFANAGQVVTGNPTPHFLSVCRPNYTALGCPPPSPDRPGPDRFVTDQGACAGSPSLVAAARRAFPCKDAALCAYAVTYTAMYVTLVFRVKGSRLVKPSLCLALLCPAFLVGVVRVAEYRNHWSDVLAGFLTGAAIATFLVTCVVHNFQSRPASGRRLSPWEDLSRTPTVDSPLEKLSVAQEPEGCRPHSTPARLTPSKPQNCARRGHLIPNCVSSRAPAMCSSPRVPRPRLRSEPTPLPLPLPLPAPTPSQGPSPSSPGPGGPGGGGGRGRKLLLPTPLLRDLYTLSGLYPSPFHRDNFSPYLFASRDHLL from the exons ATGGCGGGAGGGAGACCTCAGCTGAAGAGGAGTTTTTCCATCATCCCCTGCTTTGTCTTCGTGGAG TCGGTACTGCTGGGCATCGTGGTCCTGCTTGCCTACCGCCTGGAGTTCACAGACACGTTCCCTGTGCACACCCAGGGCTTCTTCTGCTATGATAGTACCTATGCCAAGCCCTACCCAGGGCCTGAGGCTACCAGCAGAGCACCCCCAGCCCTCATCTACGCCCTGGTCACTGCTGGGCCCACCCTCACG ATCCTGCTTGGGGAGCTGGCGCGTGCCTTTTTCCCTGCACCACCCTCAGCCGTCCCCATCATTGGGGAGAGCACCATCGTGTCCGGGGCCTGCTGCCGCTTCAGCCCCCCACTGCGGAGGCTGGTCCGCTTCCTGG GGGTCTACTCTTTTGGCCTCTTCACCACGACCATCTTCGCTAACGCGGGGCAGGTGGTGACTGGCAATCCCACGCCTCACTTCCTGTCTGTGTGCCGCCCCAACTACACGGCCCTGGGCTGCCCGCCACCCTCACCGGACCGGCCAGGGCCCGACCGTTTCGTCACTGACCAGGGTGCCTGCGCCGGCAGCCCCAGCCTGGTGGCTGCTGCACGCCGCGCCTTCCCCTGCAAGGACGCTGCCCTTTGCGCGTATGCCGTCACCTACACAGCG ATGTACGTGACACTCGTGTTCCGCGTGAAGGGCTCCCGCCTGGTCAAACCCTCACTCTGCCTGGCCCTGCTGTGCCCTGCTTTCCTGGTGGGCGTGGTCCGCGTGGCGGAGTACCGCAACCATTGGTCGGACGTGCTGGCTGGCTTCCTGACAGGGGCAGCGATTGCCACCTTTCTG GTCACCTGTGTCGTGCACAACTTCCAGAGCCGGCCAGCCTCTGGCCGAAGGCTCTCCCCTTGGGAGGACCTGAGCCGAACCCCCACCGTGGACAGCCCCCTCGAAAAGTTAAGTGTGGCCCAG GAACCCGAGGGCTGCAGGCCGCATTCGACACCGGCACGGCTCACCCCATCCA AGCCGCAGAACTGCGCCCGCCGTGGCCACCTGATCCCCAACTGCGTGTCCTCCAGGGCTCCAGCCATGTGTTCATCGCCCCGTGTGCCCCGCCCTCGATTGAGGTCTGAGCCGAcgcccctgcctctgcccctgcccctgccggCACCaacccccagccagggccccTCACCCTCTTCGCCTGGGCCTGGGGGGCCGGGCGGGGGTGGTGGTCGTGGCCGGAAGCTGCTGCTGCCCACACCCCTGCTGCGGGACCTATACACCCTTAGCGGACTCTATCCCTCCCCCTTCCACCGGGACAACTTCAGCCCTTACCTGTTTGCCAGCCGCGACCACCTGCTGTGA